TTCATCAAGAAAGTGAACGAAATGCTTTTGGAGGAGGAGAGAAAACGCACACCAATTGCAAAAGGCCTTCCCTGGACGACAGATGAACCTGAGGTGTGCTACTTACAAAGCATATATATTCTGGCATTTTATCTAGCTTGATATTAACAAATATTCCCACTCTGCAAAACAAATTTCTTTCATTGTGCAAAATATAATCTTTAACACAGAACCGGAGGGAAAAGAAAATGTAATTCATTATACCAGAGGACTATCACAAGAAAGCTAGTCGTTTTTCCTTGGGTTATGTTTATTACAGCTTAGGAAAGCTACATAGATATCTTTGAATTTCACTTTGATAGAAATATCGATAACACATGATATAGTAAAACTTCACAAAAACGAAGATACAAttattaaatttgtttctttcctGAATATATATAGTGAAATGCACTGATGAGAATATTTAGCGAAAGATGTACTAAGACTTGATACCAAGTCGCGGTCTATATTTTATTTGGCACAAACTtgaaaaaactaaaaataaagattttacaGCAAGCAATCAATATTTTGTTTGTCAAGGCTTTCTGTCAATGGCAATTTTGCAGTCAATCTACTgttctacttgatatatgttaattTCAATAAATGGAACATATGCCAGAAAATAGTTGCTCATATCCAACATTATATTATTGAGATTCTGTATGACCAACAGAGAAAGAATCACATAGAAGTCCTGGTATTTGTCTAAATCTCTTGTGACTAGTCTAGATCTTATTCTTCCGAAGATACATGTTCAGATCAATTAAACTTCATTTTGGAAGTTATCAAAGAAATGTGTTTGTGATTGCAATCAGACCGTGAAGTGGAACCGGTTTGGCGGTTGCTTGCTTTCATTCTGATTGGGATTATATTATCTTTTTCATCTAGAAACATGCTTGCTTTGAATAAACTGAATATATTTTTGTGGATCAAAACCTGACCCTTTGAAATTCATGTATTAGATTCTGATAAAGCCTCCCATAAAGGAGCCAACAGAACCAATCGAACTTATTCTTCACAGTGATGTACGTGCTGCAGAACGTTCTGAGTTTGATCTTCATGTAAGCTTTCTACAAGCTCATCATCTAAAGTTAACTAAATTTTACCTTTTACATCAAAACTTCAATGTAAGTATTTCATTGTTTTCTTGATAGTTCACAGTATGCCATCTAATCGACGCTATCTGGGGAACTATTTTGTCAGGTTGCCGAGCGTATGAGCTTTGTTGAGCAAATAAAACTGGATAGAGAAAGGCAGCAAAAGGTACAAAACTGGATACATAAAGTACTTAATTTTTTCACCATCATTTGTTGCTACACACCTATTCCTTGTCACTGAAAAATGGCTTTCCTGTCTAATTAGCTGGAAGAAGAAGAGGCAATAAGAAGACTCCGAAAAGAGCTTGTGCCGAAAGCTCAGCCCATGCCTTACTTTGATCGTCCCTTCATCCCGAGAAAGTAAGTAGCTCACTCATATTGTTTCATGGTATACAATAAgttttagactctaaactaaatcCAGCTACCGATTCTTTTGCCGAACACTTCGCTTTATTTGCATTTAATTCTGACATTCTGTTTCTAATCAACCATTGTTTGCATGAGAAAGATCAGCAAAACCCCAGACAGTTCCAAAGGAGCCAAGGTTTCATATTCACCACCTGAAGGAACCATAAGCGTGTGCTGCTTATGTTCCTCGGAACACATTTGGTCCATAAAGAATGTGTAGCTTCATTACTTTGTTCTGGTTTTCTTGGACGATCAGTCGACATTGTTTGTCAGAAGATATACCGACAAATGCTCTCCACAGAATATGGAAAATCAAGGAGATGATATCCGATATTTAGAATGTGCAGACTACATGTGATGTGTGTTGGTGATTCATCTGTATAGGAGGCAACACAAGGCTTGAATCTCAGAACAACAAATTGGTGTGGCTTTCCAGTTGCTGTTAGAAGATTAACAACTGATACTTGGTGTGGCTTCCTTGAGGATTTATTTGTTTGCTCTGTGCAATCTATAGAGGGCAACATCATCATTATGCCTGTCTGCGGGTACCTTATGATGTATCAATTGTCCATATGAAACCTTTTTCCCTATTTAATTTTTCTTGTGTCACGCCAGGATTCCAACTCATGGAAACTGGGCAGATTGTTCCTCCTTGGACTGGCTATCCTTCTTATGTGTAATTGAAGCTTTAGTGCAATGATAATTATGTTTAATTGATGAGATACTTGAGGAAGTATCATCTGCCCTCTTTGCTCACAGTGGTGTCCATGTTTTTGCTTATAATGATGACATGATAATGCTTAAGAAGCTTTTACCGTTCTTACTCATACAAGGCTTGAGCAAAAGAAGTTGATCATGATCTTAATAAATATGAATTCATGAACATTGAAACTATGTCACTGAACCAGCAACATGATGTGATCCCAGTTCTGCTGTCATTCGCTGTAAGAATCATGCAAGTATCTTAGCACATTGATGACATATCCATTTGGGATTGACTACATTGAGTGTTTCTACAAATCTGTCTGAATAAAACGACATAAGATTAGCAATAATAATACTTTGCAACTTCCACCTGATGACCACAAGGCAATCATCTCCTACCTTCACCAACAAAAGCAGAGGAAGACAACATCGAGAGAAGGGATTGGAATCAAGAGGTGGGTGGAGCACCAAATTATGCTCTATCACACTTGCATTTTGGGTCGGAGATTGCAGCTCTTAATGTTGAGTCGATCTGTTGGAGCAGAAACATTTGGCTGTAACGAAATCATTGCAAAAGGTAGTCACAATGTCCATAATTTTGTACTTTGCCATCACAGCCGAGCGCAGTTATTGGGTGAAAGAATCAACAAAATGGTTCACACCAGCAAAAGGATTGTAAGGAACATTCCACTGAAATAATATGTTCAAAGTAAACCCTACATTTATCTCAAGCAGAAAGATTGTCCAACAGAAGAAATAAATCATGTCAAATGCCCAAACATGTCCAACTTTTGATTAAAACAACTCCGCTACTAAAGCTCTGAGCAAAATCTTTCCGAATTGATGTCATGGAACTAAAAGATCGAGGTTGCACTTAGACACGTCCGGCAACTTGATCAAGATCTCGCTGCCCTTGAGAAGTAATCCTCCTTCCGCTGGAACATCAAAACGAAAAAGTTGAAAGAGCTTACGAGATTTCTCACATTTGTGGTGTTATATCTTATCAACATTGTCTTACTTGAAATGCATTGAAACTACTAGTCTGATCCATTGTCATATATAAAAGTAGTATTGGACATAACACAAATGATACAATGATGGTGAGAAAAAAAGTTAATCATGCTCTAATCCGTCAAGTTTCTGATTTGTGGACCGTCATATCACATATGCACTGTCTACAGGTGCACTGAGATGTCTACAAATTTCCAGTTAGTAATCTGAATCAATCATCTCATATATCCTCATAAAAAATAATAGGAAATCTGAACCGTACAAAAAGATGATGTTAATGTTGCCAAGAGACACTACACTAGGTGTTGTGGTATAACGACTTGGATTACAAAATTGTCAAAACCAAAAACAAAACAATGTGAGCCTAATCACATAAAATGTGCATTTTTCATCATTCACTTGCCAGTTACTACTGTTCATAGGCTTACGGTCAGCATAGCATAAAATATTGGACTAAAGAACATGAGACATGGGTGAACATACCGGAAGTGCTATTCACAAAGTGAGAACTGTAAGATGCATGAAATTCTTACCCTTTAGGTTCGATTTCGATGATATTCATCCTCTGCAACTGCTGCAAAATGTGGCGAGCAATGGCTCCGCTGCTCTTGCAGAAATGTGGTGGACGACTTCCATTCCTCTTGCGGCCTCCATAAATCTTCTGAAAGCCACCTACTCCAATACCCTGCCTCAAATATATCTTTCTTGCCATCGAAGCTGCAGTAGGACCAAAACCATATGAGAACTGCTGCAGTTAATAGTCATCCCAGCAAAAACAAAATCTAGAAATGCTGCAAGTAATATTCTGCGTGATATTACCAGCTCTAATGTAGTACCAATCAGGATCATAAGGAGCAAGTTCCTTGAACCTTCCGGTCTTCACAATGTCTGTCCACTCAGGAAGTTCCATCTATTCATAAAATTAGTGCGACAAGTGGAATCAGAATAACATTATATCAAGATCATCCAAAGTGCAAAAAATAAATATCTGTGCTTCTTTCATGTGATATCAAAAACATGCCAGTGCGACTGACCAATCCATTTGGCTTTAAATTAGTGCCTACAAGACTGTTAATCCTAGAGTTTCTCAAAGTCTCAATCCTACTAACCTAATAACCAATGCCAGGGAATTCACTTACAATAACAAATATGACAGCATCTGGCATTTGTGAATTTACCAGTTAACTTTACATCATTTTGTTATTAGATAGTCAATGGCAGACTCCGTTGACTTCAGGTGGACCAAAATGCACCACCGGTAGCTAATGCAAATCTAAAGCATCTCTTACTCTAAAACAAGAACTTATTTTAAACTGCAAAAAACCAACATGAATcacatttgaaaaattatcatatagAACATGAAAAAGTGGATATCGAGCTGAATTTTACTAATGGAAAAAGGTGGTCATAAAGGAAGTCCAAAAGTGGATGAGGGCTCACACCACACATGGGGAATTACACAACCAAGAGAGTTTACGCTCAACCAATCACGTAAGGCTAGCACAAGGCTAGTACAAGATGATAAATGACGAAGTCAAAAATTTCTCCACAACAATGAGTAATATACATACACGATAATACCTCTTGCATCTTTCTTGGAAGAAGGAACCTCTAGCGGGAAGTTGGATGATGCAACTTACACCACCAGTGAGAGATAACAGGTGGTTACTCTAGATGGCACTTGAGAAAACACTTCACACGCTAGACAATGTATCATTCCTCTTTATTCAGCAACAAGAAACCAAGATAACAAACATATAAGAATCCACTATAAACAAAATCAG
The window above is part of the Musa acuminata AAA Group cultivar baxijiao chromosome BXJ2-6, Cavendish_Baxijiao_AAA, whole genome shotgun sequence genome. Proteins encoded here:
- the LOC135615890 gene encoding small ribosomal subunit protein eS19, translated to MENDVAKTVKDVSPHEFVKAYSAHLKRSGKMELPEWTDIVKTGRFKELAPYDPDWYYIRAASMARKIYLRQGIGVGGFQKIYGGRKRNGSRPPHFCKSSGAIARHILQQLQRMNIIEIEPKGGRRITSQGQRDLDQVAGRV